The Anaerolineae bacterium genome window below encodes:
- a CDS encoding M42 family metallopeptidase, which translates to MKDTLCKLSQAYGPSGNEGQIRDLIRSEVEGLADVVTVDALGNLVAVKGSGGRRVMLAAHMDEIGIIVSHIDEKGFLRFGTIGGVRALGLVGSRVRFADGSTGVIGVEKLEDGDKIPALSKLFIDVGARSRDDVRVKVGDIASMDRPFGQCGSRFIGKAMDDRAGCAVLIETLRRLDRPRNEVHFAFTTQEEVGLRGATTCAYCVDPQVALAVDVTGTGDTPKCPVMAVSLGEGAAIKVRDGGMLAHPAVKDLLVARAEEKGIPYQLEVLEGGTTDARVMQTTRAGVPTGAVSVPCRYIHTPSEMIDERDAEAAVNLLLAFVENDISL; encoded by the coding sequence GTGAAGGATACACTGTGCAAGCTGAGCCAAGCCTACGGCCCGTCCGGCAACGAGGGCCAGATAAGAGACCTGATTCGCAGCGAGGTCGAGGGCCTGGCCGACGTGGTTACCGTCGACGCCCTGGGCAACCTGGTGGCCGTCAAGGGCAGCGGCGGGCGGCGGGTGATGCTGGCCGCCCACATGGACGAGATAGGCATCATCGTCAGCCACATTGATGAGAAGGGCTTCCTCCGCTTCGGCACCATCGGCGGGGTTCGTGCTCTGGGCCTGGTGGGCAGCCGGGTGCGCTTCGCCGACGGCTCCACTGGCGTCATCGGAGTGGAGAAGCTCGAAGACGGGGACAAGATACCCGCGCTATCCAAGCTGTTCATAGACGTCGGCGCTCGCAGCCGGGACGACGTGCGCGTGAAGGTGGGCGACATCGCTTCCATGGATCGACCCTTTGGCCAGTGCGGCAGCCGCTTCATCGGCAAGGCCATGGACGACCGGGCCGGATGCGCTGTCCTAATCGAGACCCTGCGCCGCCTGGACCGGCCCCGGAACGAGGTCCACTTCGCTTTCACCACTCAGGAGGAGGTTGGCCTGCGTGGCGCCACCACTTGTGCTTACTGCGTGGACCCTCAGGTGGCCCTGGCTGTAGATGTAACCGGCACAGGCGATACGCCCAAGTGCCCTGTGATGGCGGTGTCGCTGGGTGAGGGCGCGGCTATCAAGGTCCGAGATGGCGGCATGCTCGCCCACCCGGCGGTGAAGGATCTGCTCGTGGCCCGGGCCGAGGAGAAGGGCATCCCCTATCAACTGGAGGTCCTCGAGGGCGGGACCACAGACGCGCGGGTGATGCAGACCACTCGAGCCGGAGTGCCCACTGGAGCCGTCTCCGTCCCCTGCCGCTACATTCACACTCCCTCCGAGATGATAGACGAGCGCGACGCTGAAGCCGCGGTCAATCTGCTCCTGGCCTTCGTGGAGAACGACATCTCCCTCTGA
- the dnaB gene encoding replicative DNA helicase has product MPPERLPPQNVEAEQSVLGSILIDPDAIIRVAPFLRPDDFYREAHAIIYAAILALHERREPADFVTLSDELERRGQLDQVGGAAYLTTLLNSVPTAIHIEHYAHIVERNSTLRRLIDAASRIAGLAYDSEEADANEVVDRAEQILFSISERRLSRELVPIQEVLRAYYERIGYLYAHQGEMIGVPSGFAKLDRLLGGMQRSDLLILAARPGVGKTSLLLGIAAAAARRFRQRVAIFSLEMSNEQIVQRLVAADTGIESQRLRTGRLTAEEWPRLEHSVSSLAGLSVFMDDTPALTTSEFRTKCRRLAAEHGVDLITVDYLQLMQGDHRTENRVQEISAISRTLKQVARELNVPVLAASQLSRAVESRHDKRPMLSDLRDSGSIEQDADVVMFIYRDEMYNPDTDQPNIAELIVAKHRNGPTGTVPLFFRSELAQFLEVEMRVEPLDY; this is encoded by the coding sequence ATGCCTCCGGAGCGTCTGCCGCCACAGAACGTAGAAGCCGAGCAGTCGGTGCTCGGCAGCATTCTGATAGACCCCGACGCCATCATCAGGGTGGCGCCTTTCCTGCGCCCGGACGACTTCTACCGCGAGGCTCACGCCATCATCTACGCGGCCATCCTCGCCCTGCACGAGCGCCGCGAGCCGGCCGACTTCGTGACCCTCAGCGACGAACTGGAACGACGTGGGCAACTGGACCAGGTAGGAGGCGCAGCCTACCTGACGACCCTTCTCAATAGCGTCCCTACCGCCATCCACATCGAACATTACGCTCACATCGTCGAGCGCAACTCCACCCTGCGGCGGCTGATAGACGCCGCCTCCCGCATCGCGGGCCTTGCCTACGACTCCGAAGAGGCAGACGCCAACGAAGTGGTTGACCGAGCCGAGCAGATCCTGTTCAGCATCAGCGAGCGGCGTCTGTCTCGGGAATTGGTACCCATCCAGGAGGTGCTGCGCGCCTACTACGAGCGCATCGGTTACCTCTACGCCCACCAGGGCGAGATGATCGGCGTGCCCAGCGGGTTCGCCAAGCTGGACCGACTGCTCGGGGGGATGCAGCGCTCCGACCTTCTGATCCTGGCCGCGCGCCCCGGTGTGGGCAAGACTAGCCTCCTCCTGGGGATCGCCGCCGCCGCCGCTCGCCGCTTCCGCCAGCGCGTGGCCATCTTCTCATTGGAGATGTCCAACGAGCAGATCGTGCAGCGCCTGGTGGCTGCCGACACCGGAATCGAGTCGCAGCGACTGCGCACTGGGCGTCTTACGGCAGAGGAATGGCCCCGACTGGAGCACAGCGTGAGCAGCCTGGCGGGCTTGTCGGTCTTCATGGACGATACTCCCGCCCTGACCACCTCCGAGTTCCGCACCAAGTGCAGACGGCTGGCAGCCGAGCACGGCGTGGACCTGATCACGGTGGATTACCTCCAGCTTATGCAGGGCGACCACCGCACCGAGAATCGCGTGCAGGAGATAAGCGCCATCTCCCGCACCCTCAAGCAGGTAGCGCGGGAGCTTAACGTGCCCGTCCTGGCCGCCTCTCAGCTCTCCCGAGCGGTCGAGTCCCGTCACGACAAGAGGCCCATGCTGTCCGACCTCCGCGATTCCGGAAGTATCGAGCAGGACGCCGACGTGGTGATGTTCATCTACCGCGATGAGATGTATAACCCCGACACCGATCAACCCAACATAGCCGAGCTCATCGTGGCCAAACATCGCAACGGTCCTACAGGAACCGTGCCTCTCTTCTTCCGTAGCGAGCTGGCACAGTTCTTGGAAGTCGAGATGAGGGTAGAGCCCCTCGATTACTAG
- a CDS encoding bifunctional nuclease family protein yields the protein MVPVTIQSVRVSLVSQQRVVILGEQGGNRYLPIYIGAFEADAITIRLQGAALWRPMTHDLLLRCIGQLGGEVLRVVVTDLRSDTFFANIYVRQDGEEQAIDSRPSDALALAVRAGVPVFVSESVMEQAGNEPDPSPWINGIRPEVADEEDMGAFRDFIDSLDLGDLDQ from the coding sequence ATGGTCCCGGTTACCATACAGAGCGTCAGAGTTAGCCTGGTGTCCCAGCAGCGGGTGGTCATTCTGGGCGAGCAGGGAGGAAACCGGTACCTCCCCATCTACATAGGAGCCTTCGAGGCCGACGCCATCACCATCCGCCTGCAGGGGGCAGCTCTGTGGCGGCCCATGACGCATGACCTCCTCCTGCGTTGCATCGGGCAGCTGGGGGGCGAGGTGCTGCGCGTGGTGGTGACCGATCTCCGCAGCGACACCTTCTTCGCCAACATATACGTTCGGCAGGATGGCGAGGAACAGGCTATAGACTCACGTCCTAGCGATGCCCTGGCCCTAGCCGTACGGGCCGGCGTGCCCGTGTTCGTCAGCGAGTCGGTCATGGAGCAGGCGGGCAACGAGCCCGACCCTTCGCCCTGGATCAACGGCATCCGACCCGAGGTCGCTGATGAGGAAGACATGGGCGCCTTCCGCGACTTCATAGACTCGCTGGACCTGGGCGACCTAGACCAGTGA
- a CDS encoding DnaD domain protein, with protein sequence MSTFPGFPGGGLAVVSVPDLFFVELLPQIDDLAELKVTLHLMWLLQRRRAEPLWVSLAELERDGVLLRSLECLGRNTRECLREGLRKALERGTLLEVRGTTPTGPRNWYLLNTERGRRTLERVRAGELSVPDADVTAEERPLPQKPNIFVLYEQNIGPLQPIIADELEEAERSYPQQWVEDAFRVAAQHNARNWRYVRSVLERWRRQGRDETSPSDQRDRRRYLSGEYEEYRRL encoded by the coding sequence ATGTCCACGTTTCCGGGCTTCCCCGGCGGCGGCCTTGCCGTCGTCTCCGTTCCGGATCTGTTCTTCGTCGAGTTGCTGCCTCAGATAGACGACCTGGCGGAGCTTAAGGTCACCCTGCACCTGATGTGGCTCCTGCAGCGGCGCCGAGCTGAGCCCCTGTGGGTCAGCCTGGCCGAACTGGAGCGCGATGGGGTCCTTTTGCGGAGTCTGGAGTGTCTAGGCCGCAACACCCGGGAGTGCCTGCGCGAGGGATTGCGAAAAGCGCTGGAACGTGGCACTCTCTTGGAGGTAAGAGGCACGACTCCCACCGGTCCACGGAACTGGTATCTCCTCAATACGGAGCGGGGTCGGCGGACTCTGGAACGAGTGCGAGCAGGCGAGCTGTCTGTACCGGATGCCGACGTGACTGCCGAGGAGCGGCCTCTACCTCAGAAGCCCAACATCTTCGTGCTCTATGAGCAGAACATCGGGCCTCTCCAGCCCATCATCGCCGACGAGCTGGAGGAAGCAGAGCGTTCCTACCCGCAGCAGTGGGTCGAGGACGCTTTCCGCGTGGCAGCCCAGCATAACGCCCGCAACTGGCGTTACGTCCGCAGCGTGCTCGAACGCTGGCGACGTCAGGGGCGGGACGAGACCAGCCCAAGTGATCAACGTGACCGAAGGCGCTACCTCTCAGGCGAATACGAAGAGTACCGGCGGCTCTGA
- a CDS encoding M42 family metallopeptidase, whose product MDIAFLQTLSEARGVSGDEGEVRGLLARSLKGTVDELRTDTIGNLIALRRGTGRSSLRVMVVAHMDEVGLMVTGADANGFLRFQPVGGIDPRVLLANRVLVGKDRIPGIIGVKPVHLTEPSERKNVIRADQLYIDIGAKNKDEALGAAPMGEYVTFDTPFHYLQGCRPEDRPPVGRASGKAFDDRAGCFVLASLLEHQFDFDLYGVFSVQEEVGLRGAKTAAYAVAPTLAFALEGTVCDDSPKEDDVSPTTVMGRGPAVTVADASVISDRRLVDLLVQTALGEGIPYQIKQPNIGGTDAGAVHLQREGIPSVAVAVPCRYLHSPESVLDLLDLHHAVRLMEAALRRLPEAWTSS is encoded by the coding sequence ATGGACATCGCCTTCCTGCAGACCCTCTCCGAGGCACGCGGCGTGTCGGGCGACGAGGGAGAAGTCCGAGGCCTGCTGGCCCGCTCGCTCAAGGGCACCGTGGACGAGTTGAGGACCGACACCATCGGCAACCTCATCGCCCTGCGCCGGGGCACGGGCCGGTCCTCCTTGCGCGTGATGGTAGTAGCCCACATGGACGAAGTGGGGCTCATGGTCACAGGTGCCGACGCCAACGGCTTCCTGCGCTTCCAGCCCGTGGGTGGCATAGATCCTAGAGTCCTGCTCGCCAACCGAGTGCTGGTGGGCAAGGACAGGATCCCGGGCATCATCGGGGTCAAGCCGGTGCACCTCACCGAACCGTCCGAGCGCAAGAACGTCATCAGGGCCGACCAGCTCTACATTGACATCGGAGCCAAGAACAAAGATGAGGCTCTGGGCGCCGCCCCCATGGGGGAGTACGTCACTTTCGATACGCCCTTCCACTACCTGCAGGGATGCCGGCCTGAGGACCGTCCTCCCGTGGGTAGGGCGAGCGGCAAGGCTTTCGACGACCGAGCCGGTTGCTTCGTCCTGGCCTCCCTGCTGGAACACCAGTTCGACTTCGACTTGTACGGCGTCTTCAGCGTCCAGGAGGAGGTAGGACTGCGGGGGGCCAAAACGGCCGCCTATGCCGTTGCCCCTACCTTGGCCTTTGCCCTGGAAGGCACCGTCTGTGACGATTCGCCCAAGGAGGACGACGTCAGCCCCACCACCGTCATGGGCCGGGGCCCGGCCGTCACCGTCGCCGACGCCAGCGTGATCTCGGACCGGCGCCTGGTGGATCTGCTCGTGCAAACCGCCCTCGGCGAAGGGATACCGTACCAGATAAAGCAGCCCAACATCGGCGGGACCGACGCCGGCGCCGTCCACCTCCAGCGCGAGGGCATTCCCTCGGTGGCGGTGGCCGTGCCCTGCCGGTACCTGCACTCGCCCGAATCGGTGCTAGACCTCCTGGACCTCCACCACGCTGTGAGACTGATGGAGGCTGCTCTTCGCCGCCTGCCCGAGGCCTGGACCTCGTCGTAG
- a CDS encoding ATP-binding protein, translating into MINVTEGATSQANTKSTGGSDACPHCRGLGFVTPDVPPGDPEFGKVYPCQCRQEVLTARRADRLLRLSNLGLLAQNTFDNFHPEGVALNASDRRNLRNAYQTCKEFSAHPEGWLLITGTYGCGKTHLAAAITVTLVERGVAVLFQTVPDLLDHLRATYGPRSAVGYDQLFQDVREAPCLVLDDLGAQNTTPWALEKLYQILNHRYNNRLPTVITTNVPLEELDPRLRSRLTDEALVRRVAITAPDYRGSGATGPISDLSTLSLHADQTFESFDLRARELDADTRENLSCAYAAARQFAEEPQGFLLLQGDHYCGKTHLAAAIANARQAQGLQALFVEVPDLLDYLRAAFEPSALVSYDKRLQQVRRAPLLVLDNLGVQSSTPWDEKLHQLFSYRFNARLPTVITTSLTLEDIDPRLKVRLMDKSRCLIVPIVAPPYRGRSRSRASRVRRQV; encoded by the coding sequence GTGATCAACGTGACCGAAGGCGCTACCTCTCAGGCGAATACGAAGAGTACCGGCGGCTCTGACGCCTGCCCTCATTGCCGCGGGCTCGGGTTCGTCACTCCCGACGTGCCTCCGGGCGACCCGGAGTTCGGCAAGGTGTATCCCTGCCAGTGCCGCCAAGAGGTCCTGACTGCCCGCCGAGCCGACCGCCTTCTTCGCCTCTCCAACTTGGGCCTCCTGGCCCAGAACACCTTCGACAACTTCCATCCCGAGGGCGTCGCTCTGAACGCGAGCGACCGGCGCAACCTGCGCAACGCCTATCAGACCTGCAAGGAGTTCAGCGCCCACCCCGAGGGCTGGCTGCTGATAACGGGTACCTACGGGTGCGGCAAGACTCACTTGGCGGCTGCCATCACCGTGACCCTGGTTGAGAGAGGGGTGGCGGTGCTCTTCCAGACGGTGCCCGATCTCCTCGATCACCTCCGCGCTACCTATGGGCCTCGCAGCGCCGTAGGCTACGACCAGCTCTTCCAGGACGTGCGTGAGGCGCCCTGCCTCGTCCTCGACGATCTGGGCGCCCAGAACACCACTCCCTGGGCGCTTGAGAAGCTGTACCAGATACTGAACCACCGCTACAACAACCGGCTTCCCACCGTCATCACAACCAACGTGCCCCTGGAGGAACTGGATCCCCGGCTGCGCTCGCGCCTGACCGACGAGGCCCTGGTTCGCAGAGTGGCCATCACCGCGCCCGACTACCGGGGCTCCGGTGCCACTGGCCCCATCAGCGACCTCAGCACTCTCTCTCTACATGCCGACCAGACATTCGAGAGTTTCGACCTGCGTGCCAGGGAACTGGATGCTGATACCCGCGAGAACCTGAGTTGCGCCTACGCCGCTGCCCGTCAGTTTGCCGAGGAGCCCCAGGGTTTCCTCCTCCTTCAGGGCGATCACTACTGCGGGAAGACGCACTTGGCCGCTGCGATAGCCAACGCGCGTCAGGCCCAGGGACTGCAGGCCCTGTTCGTCGAGGTACCCGACTTGCTGGACTACCTCCGGGCTGCATTTGAACCCTCAGCTCTTGTGTCGTACGATAAGCGACTGCAGCAGGTCCGCCGTGCCCCCCTCCTGGTTCTAGACAACCTGGGCGTGCAGAGCTCCACACCGTGGGACGAGAAGCTGCACCAGCTGTTCAGCTACCGGTTCAACGCCAGGCTGCCCACCGTTATCACCACCAGCTTGACCCTGGAGGATATTGATCCACGCCTGAAGGTGAGGTTGATGGATAAGTCGCGCTGTCTCATCGTCCCTATCGTAGCTCCCCCCTACCGTGGCCGTTCCCGTTCTCGGGCCAGTCGGGTCCGCAGGCAGGTCTAG